The Syntrophorhabdales bacterium genome includes a window with the following:
- a CDS encoding EamA family transporter yields the protein MPERLSRNGLFHLGVVYVVWSTTYLAIRVGVHTGSGFPPFLFGMLRMVAAALILLAIARLQGLRIRPARDEILPLLIAGNLLWCGGNGLVAWAEQYAPSGFSSLMVSSAPIWATIVELLLYRKRPSPALILCLLIGFAGVAILSAPSLMKRSSTDYRVIAALVASPLCWVLGSLFQARRPVSLSPQTMSGYHHVSAIFGFIIASLALGEPMPHPSLSAWVAWAYLVAFASVGAFTSYVFALRLLPISIVMTYAYVNPVLALLLGWWVLDEPVTMSTLCGAGLVVLSVVAIFHVRQSAKDSRHAVSEAGSR from the coding sequence GTGCCGGAACGACTGTCGCGCAACGGGCTCTTCCATCTGGGAGTCGTCTACGTTGTCTGGAGCACTACCTACCTTGCTATACGCGTCGGCGTCCACACGGGAAGCGGCTTCCCGCCTTTTCTGTTTGGCATGCTGCGCATGGTTGCCGCAGCCCTGATTCTTCTTGCCATCGCGCGATTGCAAGGATTGCGGATACGTCCTGCCCGCGATGAAATCCTGCCGTTGCTGATTGCCGGAAATCTGCTCTGGTGCGGCGGGAACGGGCTGGTGGCCTGGGCGGAACAATACGCACCTTCCGGTTTCTCGTCACTGATGGTCTCATCTGCCCCGATCTGGGCAACCATCGTTGAGCTTTTGTTATATAGAAAGAGGCCTTCGCCTGCGTTGATTCTCTGCCTGTTGATCGGCTTCGCAGGCGTGGCGATCCTCAGCGCACCCTCTCTGATGAAAAGATCTTCGACGGATTACAGGGTCATAGCGGCTCTGGTGGCGTCGCCGCTCTGTTGGGTGCTGGGCTCGCTCTTTCAGGCGCGGCGACCGGTGAGCCTCTCTCCCCAGACGATGTCGGGCTATCACCACGTATCGGCTATCTTCGGTTTTATTATCGCGTCATTGGCGCTGGGAGAGCCCATGCCCCACCCTTCGCTTTCAGCCTGGGTCGCGTGGGCATACCTGGTGGCTTTTGCATCGGTCGGCGCTTTCACTTCATATGTTTTCGCCCTTCGGTTATTGCCGATCAGCATCGTCATGACCTACGCGTACGTCAACCCGGTGCTCGCGTTACTGCTGGGCTGGTGGGTGCTGGATGAGCCTGTGACCATGAGCACGTTATGTGGGGCCGGCCTGGTGGTGCTCAGCGTGGTTGCTATTTTCCATGTGAGACAGTCAGCAAAAGACTCCCGCCATGCAGTCTCGGAAGCAGGAAGCCGATGA
- a CDS encoding class II fructose-bisphosphate aldolase codes for MAGSTIKELLDAVDNSLKIEGGKVRVTDPAKLRQKIYRLAEISALESGEKQGLARYLTRAAALDMGIIPASIHDLYMARGRGEVPLTFTVPAINLRMLAFDSARVVFRVAKGVDAGAFIFELARSEMGYTNQRPSEYTTSVLAAAIAEDFRGPVFIQGDHFQVSLKRYGTEPDKEVQAVKDLMKESVAAGFFNIDVDTSTLVDLTKPSVPEQQVLNTGLSAKFTSYLRTLQPAGVTISVGGEIGEVGGRNSTEEELRAYVEGYKKDLAKEGAGLTGLSKISIQTGTSHGGVALPDGTIAKVKVDFDTLKRLSKVARTEYGMAGAVQHGASTLPEDAFGKFVETETCEIHLATGFMNMFFDRLPEALRNEMYAYLREKQASERKSDMTDEQFYYKVRKNAVGPFKAQSWTLPASVKEQISKDWETQFAKLFHLLGTKGTRQYVEKFVKPVVIQPNIKDYLGEAAGIENVADLAD; via the coding sequence ATGGCCGGCTCAACGATTAAGGAGCTCTTGGATGCAGTTGACAACAGTCTGAAGATCGAAGGCGGAAAAGTACGCGTGACCGATCCCGCCAAGCTCCGGCAGAAGATTTACAGGCTCGCCGAGATATCGGCGCTCGAGTCCGGAGAAAAACAGGGCCTTGCCCGGTATCTCACCCGCGCAGCAGCCCTCGACATGGGAATTATCCCTGCTTCGATTCATGATCTCTACATGGCCCGTGGCCGAGGTGAAGTCCCGCTGACTTTCACCGTGCCCGCGATCAATTTGCGGATGCTCGCGTTTGATTCGGCGCGGGTTGTGTTTCGCGTAGCGAAAGGCGTTGACGCCGGTGCCTTTATTTTTGAACTGGCACGATCGGAGATGGGATATACAAACCAGCGCCCGTCAGAATACACCACGTCCGTGCTTGCGGCGGCCATAGCGGAGGACTTCAGGGGGCCGGTCTTCATTCAGGGCGATCATTTCCAGGTGTCTCTGAAGCGGTATGGTACGGAACCTGACAAGGAAGTGCAGGCAGTAAAAGACCTGATGAAGGAGTCGGTGGCCGCAGGCTTCTTTAATATCGATGTTGATACGTCGACGCTCGTGGACTTAACTAAACCTTCGGTGCCCGAGCAGCAGGTGCTCAATACCGGTCTTTCCGCGAAGTTCACCTCCTACCTTCGCACGCTGCAGCCGGCGGGAGTTACCATCTCTGTGGGTGGTGAAATAGGCGAAGTGGGCGGACGCAATTCAACAGAAGAAGAGTTGCGCGCTTACGTAGAAGGATACAAGAAAGATCTGGCCAAAGAAGGTGCTGGTTTGACGGGCCTGAGCAAGATCAGCATCCAGACGGGAACGTCGCACGGCGGCGTCGCATTACCCGATGGCACCATAGCGAAAGTCAAGGTGGACTTTGACACGCTGAAACGCCTGAGTAAAGTTGCGCGCACCGAGTACGGCATGGCCGGGGCTGTTCAGCACGGCGCATCGACATTACCGGAAGACGCATTCGGCAAGTTCGTGGAAACCGAGACGTGTGAGATTCACCTTGCAACCGGTTTTATGAACATGTTTTTCGACCGCCTGCCGGAGGCTCTGCGCAATGAGATGTACGCGTACCTGCGGGAGAAGCAGGCTTCTGAACGCAAGAGCGACATGACCGATGAACAGTTTTACTACAAGGTACGCAAGAACGCAGTGGGTCCGTTTAAGGCGCAGTCCTGGACGCTGCCCGCATCGGTCAAAGAGCAGATAAGTAAAGATTGGGAAACCCAGTTCGCGAAACTTTTTCATCTGCTGGGTACAAAAGGGACGCGCCAATACGTTGAGAAGTTTGTGAAGCCGGTAGTGATTCAGCCCAATATCAAGGACTATCTGGGGGAGGCGGCGGGCATAGAGAACGTGGCCGACCTGGCGGACTAG
- a CDS encoding YajD family HNH nuclease produces MRNKGYTIRKKPADKTGPTRSVDEMLAEVMKQASQTGGSAAYREQSLKIHGLICAKCAREFDHTNQHLLTVHHRDGNPNNNPPDGSNWENLCVYCHDDEHSRGLLGDYFNDRK; encoded by the coding sequence ATGAGAAACAAGGGATACACAATCCGCAAGAAACCGGCTGACAAAACGGGGCCGACAAGATCAGTTGATGAAATGTTGGCGGAAGTAATGAAGCAGGCCAGCCAAACAGGCGGTTCGGCCGCGTATAGAGAGCAGTCTCTTAAGATCCACGGCCTTATCTGTGCCAAATGCGCACGGGAATTCGACCACACGAACCAGCACCTTCTCACGGTGCACCACAGGGATGGCAATCCGAACAATAATCCCCCTGACGGCTCAAATTGGGAGAACCTCTGCGTGTACTGTCATGATGACGAGCATAGCAGGGGGTTACTAGGCGACTACTTTAATGACAGAAAGTGA
- a CDS encoding HAD family hydrolase, whose amino-acid sequence MVTASIPGWGELELDYLLVDFNGTTAFDGQLKKGVKELFDEVSKHLKVIVVSADTYDSIDKEPAGNFTVVKVGKLSSGIDKGELVRQYGPERVVAIGNGANDAMMLREAALGIAIIGEEGAAASLLKEADIVVTDIAHALGLMLQPARIVATLRE is encoded by the coding sequence ATGGTCACGGCTTCGATTCCGGGATGGGGTGAGTTGGAACTTGATTATCTACTGGTCGACTTCAATGGCACTACAGCATTTGACGGGCAGCTGAAGAAAGGCGTGAAGGAGCTTTTCGACGAGGTCTCGAAGCACCTGAAAGTCATCGTGGTGAGCGCAGACACGTATGACAGCATCGACAAAGAACCCGCCGGAAATTTCACGGTCGTTAAAGTCGGGAAACTTTCGAGCGGTATTGATAAGGGCGAACTGGTAAGGCAGTACGGACCCGAACGCGTAGTGGCAATAGGCAACGGGGCAAACGATGCGATGATGCTTCGCGAAGCCGCGCTGGGAATAGCCATCATAGGTGAAGAAGGTGCCGCAGCGTCCTTGCTGAAAGAAGCCGATATCGTAGTGACAGATATAGCTCACGCGCTGGGCCTTATGCTGCAGCCTGCAAGAATAGTTGCCACGCTGAGAGAATAA
- a CDS encoding flavin reductase family protein, whose amino-acid sequence MKRLLGPVTAFFPTPCVLVVSGDMELSHISMVAWAGVVNSDPPMLGISMRPQTHSYALIKRYGEFTVNIPHEKLVRQIDACATMAGNTSDHFSHARLTKMSSRRVAPPIIGEAIVNLECEVHETHGLGSHTLIIGQILEAHVDEHLLDEQGKIVIEDLRPLVCCPIMREYRSVSERLESYGCSKRQSAD is encoded by the coding sequence ATGAAACGGCTACTCGGGCCAGTGACGGCCTTCTTTCCGACACCGTGCGTACTCGTCGTATCGGGCGATATGGAGCTCTCGCACATCAGCATGGTTGCGTGGGCGGGCGTAGTGAACAGCGATCCCCCGATGCTGGGGATTTCCATGAGACCCCAGACACACTCATACGCCCTCATCAAGCGATACGGTGAATTCACGGTGAATATTCCTCACGAAAAGCTGGTGCGGCAGATTGATGCGTGTGCCACGATGGCGGGAAATACGAGCGACCATTTCTCTCACGCCAGGCTGACGAAAATGTCTTCCAGGAGAGTGGCTCCCCCGATCATCGGCGAGGCTATAGTGAACCTGGAATGTGAAGTGCATGAAACGCACGGACTCGGTAGCCATACGCTCATCATCGGACAGATTCTGGAAGCCCACGTGGACGAGCATCTCCTTGATGAACAGGGGAAGATCGTGATCGAAGATTTGAGACCACTCGTCTGCTGTCCGATAATGCGCGAATACAGAAGCGTAAGCGAAAGGCTGGAGTCCTATGGGTGTTCGAAACGGCAATCGGCAGATTAA
- a CDS encoding HAD-IA family hydrolase, whose product MIYDCDGVLFDSLEANRRLYNHISASMGRGPLTESELKYCHTHTVFEAIHSLFIGDAATEKRALDFLKHQVDLKQFVEYLIMEPYILEALTALRKRNILTAISTNRTTSMKHVIERFKLGSYFDMVVTALDVEHPKPHGESVEKILAAFNLKKNEALFVGDSDVDKQTAEASGVCFVAYKARHLSADTFIDDHLALLDVLSGEDAPQE is encoded by the coding sequence GTGATTTATGATTGCGACGGCGTGCTTTTTGATTCTCTGGAAGCAAACCGGAGACTCTATAATCATATCTCCGCCTCCATGGGGAGAGGACCGCTCACGGAAAGCGAACTGAAATACTGTCATACACACACAGTGTTTGAAGCCATCCACTCGCTCTTCATCGGCGATGCAGCAACGGAAAAAAGGGCTCTGGACTTTCTCAAGCACCAGGTGGACCTGAAACAGTTCGTTGAATACCTGATAATGGAGCCGTACATTCTGGAGGCTTTGACAGCCTTGCGGAAGAGAAACATTCTAACTGCAATCAGCACCAACAGAACCACTTCAATGAAGCACGTCATTGAGCGCTTCAAGCTGGGCTCTTACTTTGATATGGTGGTAACTGCGCTCGACGTGGAGCATCCGAAACCCCACGGAGAATCTGTGGAAAAGATTCTTGCAGCTTTCAATCTGAAAAAGAACGAAGCTCTTTTTGTGGGTGACTCAGACGTTGACAAACAGACTGCCGAAGCTTCGGGAGTCTGTTTTGTGGCGTACAAGGCACGTCATCTCTCAGCGGATACGTTTATAGATGACCATCTTGCTTTGCTGGATGTTCTCTCAGGTGAGGATGCTCCTCAGGAATAG
- the pssA gene encoding CDP-diacylglycerol--serine O-phosphatidyltransferase: MRGMKSMKRRRRRGVYLLPNLLTTASLFCGFYAIVASIDKKFTYACAAVFLSCLFDALDGRVARMTGSTSRFGVEYDSLADAIAFGVAPGLLVYMWALKGYGRFGWLAAFLYVTCGALRLARFNTQADTVQKKQFLGLPIPAAAATIAGSILFFTEYGPLLETKRIFMPILVYVLAFLMVSNVRYHTFKDMAFFRNRPFESIVIAVLLFVIILIEPEIMLFCFTMAYVISGPIFSLARGKKAIPEEHPHLREHPAKQDGHL; the protein is encoded by the coding sequence ATGAGAGGAATGAAAAGCATGAAGCGAAGGAGAAGGAGGGGTGTGTACCTGCTTCCCAATCTTCTCACCACCGCGAGCCTTTTTTGCGGTTTCTACGCGATCGTCGCGAGCATAGATAAAAAATTTACGTACGCCTGCGCGGCCGTATTTCTCTCCTGTCTCTTCGACGCGCTGGATGGCAGGGTGGCCAGAATGACAGGCTCGACGAGCAGGTTCGGCGTCGAGTATGACTCTCTTGCTGACGCTATCGCCTTCGGTGTTGCGCCCGGCTTACTGGTCTATATGTGGGCGCTTAAAGGATACGGAAGATTTGGATGGCTCGCAGCTTTTCTTTACGTGACGTGCGGCGCGCTGAGGCTCGCTCGCTTCAACACGCAGGCCGACACGGTCCAGAAAAAACAGTTTCTCGGGCTCCCCATCCCGGCCGCAGCAGCGACAATCGCGGGCTCCATCCTCTTTTTTACCGAATACGGCCCCTTGCTCGAGACCAAACGCATATTCATGCCTATACTCGTCTACGTGCTCGCCTTTCTGATGGTGAGCAACGTCCGCTACCACACGTTCAAGGATATGGCGTTCTTCAGGAACAGGCCGTTCGAATCCATCGTCATTGCCGTCCTGCTCTTTGTGATTATCCTGATAGAGCCGGAGATTATGCTATTCTGCTTTACCATGGCCTATGTGATTTCAGGTCCGATTTTCAGCCTGGCGAGAGGAAAGAAGGCTATTCCTGAGGAGCATCCTCACCTGAGAGAACATCCAGCAAAGCAAGATGGTCATCTATAA
- a CDS encoding phosphatidylserine decarboxylase, whose protein sequence is MRDFPLAKEGLPLVVPALVLALLFFFFALYAPSVIFFLLFLFFSYFFRNPKRTGQSAALELIAPADGKITGIDEVHLEEFLDRPALRISTFMGLGDVHVNRAPCDGLVSRIKHESGKFELAFRKDVEKINERNYILLEKGDEKLVVVQIAGFLARRICCWVHERDTLRKGDRIGIIAFGSRVDLYIPPGYESMVQLGQRVKAGLTPLARKVSIRS, encoded by the coding sequence TTGAGGGATTTTCCTCTTGCAAAGGAGGGGCTGCCACTTGTTGTCCCTGCGCTGGTGCTGGCCCTCCTTTTCTTTTTCTTTGCGCTCTATGCTCCTTCGGTAATTTTCTTCTTGCTCTTTCTTTTCTTCTCCTACTTCTTCAGAAACCCGAAAAGAACAGGGCAGAGCGCGGCTTTGGAACTCATTGCCCCTGCCGACGGAAAAATAACCGGCATAGATGAGGTGCACCTTGAGGAATTTCTCGACCGCCCTGCCCTCCGAATCTCAACGTTTATGGGGCTGGGCGACGTCCACGTGAACCGGGCGCCCTGCGATGGCCTGGTGAGCCGGATCAAGCACGAATCGGGGAAATTCGAGCTTGCCTTCAGGAAGGACGTGGAGAAGATCAACGAGAGAAACTACATCCTTCTCGAAAAAGGGGACGAGAAGCTGGTGGTTGTTCAGATTGCGGGTTTTCTGGCTCGCCGCATCTGCTGCTGGGTCCACGAAAGAGACACGCTCAGGAAAGGCGACCGCATAGGAATCATTGCGTTCGGGTCGAGGGTGGACCTGTATATTCCGCCCGGCTACGAAAGTATGGTACAATTAGGCCAGAGAGTGAAGGCAGGGCTCACACCACTTGCGCGAAAAGTGTCAATAAGGTCATGA
- the ilvC gene encoding ketol-acid reductoisomerase — protein MVKVYYDKDANLAELKGKKIAIIGYGSQGHAQAQNLRDSGLQVIVAELKGTKNYDLAVEHGFKPTTAKLASEQADIIQILAPDQTQAVLYRTEIKENLTKGKTLVFSHGFNIHFGQIVPPADIDVIMVAPKGPGHLVRREFERGAGVPSLIAVYQDASKKAKNKALAYAKGIGATRAGVLETTFEEETETDLFGEQAVLCGGASELVRAGFDTLVAAGYQPEIAYFECLHELKLIVDLMYEGGISYMRYSISDTAEYGDLTRGKRIISEETRAEMKKILKEIQSGEFAREWILENMAGRPVYTAIKKKESEHLIEQVGSKLRAMMSWIGRKD, from the coding sequence ATGGTTAAGGTCTATTACGACAAGGATGCGAACCTCGCCGAACTGAAGGGAAAGAAAATAGCCATCATCGGCTATGGAAGTCAGGGACATGCCCAGGCGCAGAATCTTAGAGACTCGGGCCTTCAGGTTATAGTGGCAGAGCTCAAAGGGACCAAGAACTACGATCTGGCCGTCGAACATGGATTCAAGCCGACGACTGCAAAGCTGGCGTCCGAACAGGCAGACATCATCCAGATCCTGGCACCCGACCAGACGCAGGCGGTACTCTACCGGACGGAGATCAAAGAGAACCTCACAAAAGGAAAGACCCTTGTCTTCTCCCACGGGTTCAATATCCATTTCGGGCAGATTGTTCCCCCTGCCGACATCGATGTGATCATGGTCGCCCCCAAGGGTCCGGGGCACCTGGTCAGGAGAGAATTCGAGCGGGGAGCCGGGGTACCTTCTCTCATCGCGGTCTACCAGGATGCTTCCAAAAAGGCAAAGAATAAGGCCCTTGCCTATGCGAAAGGCATAGGCGCAACAAGGGCGGGCGTTCTCGAGACTACCTTTGAGGAAGAAACGGAAACAGACCTCTTCGGCGAGCAGGCGGTCCTCTGCGGAGGAGCATCCGAACTGGTCCGCGCAGGATTCGACACGCTCGTCGCCGCCGGGTACCAGCCGGAGATCGCTTATTTTGAGTGCCTGCACGAGCTGAAGCTTATCGTGGACCTCATGTACGAGGGAGGCATTTCCTACATGCGTTATTCCATCAGCGATACTGCTGAGTACGGCGATCTGACCCGGGGCAAACGCATCATCTCGGAGGAGACGAGGGCCGAGATGAAGAAAATTCTCAAAGAGATCCAGTCAGGCGAGTTCGCCCGCGAATGGATACTCGAGAATATGGCAGGAAGGCCCGTCTATACTGCAATCAAGAAAAAAGAGAGTGAGCACCTGATCGAGCAGGTGGGCTCGAAACTCAGAGCAATGATGAGCTGGATCGGGAGAAAGGATTGA
- the ilvN gene encoding acetolactate synthase small subunit produces the protein MRHIISVLVENEFGVLARVAGLFSGRGFNIESLCVAETLDPTVSAMTIATRGSEAILEQILKQLNKLINVIKVVDFQDVEHVTREMVLVKINATERNREEVLRMTEIFRGRVIDVSAKTYTVEITGTEDKIKAFLTLVKPLGIKELVRTGAVAMIRGEKMIQVKEKEPKGGTDG, from the coding sequence GTGAGACATATCATATCGGTGCTCGTAGAAAATGAGTTTGGTGTGCTGGCACGGGTGGCAGGGCTCTTCAGCGGAAGAGGGTTCAATATAGAGAGCCTGTGCGTTGCGGAAACTCTTGACCCGACGGTCTCTGCGATGACAATCGCGACCAGGGGAAGCGAAGCGATCCTGGAGCAGATTCTCAAGCAGCTCAACAAACTGATCAACGTGATAAAGGTCGTCGATTTCCAGGATGTGGAACACGTGACGCGTGAGATGGTGCTGGTTAAAATAAATGCCACCGAACGCAACCGTGAAGAGGTCCTGAGGATGACCGAGATTTTCCGCGGGCGGGTAATCGATGTGTCGGCTAAAACTTACACCGTCGAGATCACGGGCACGGAAGACAAGATTAAAGCCTTTCTCACCCTTGTCAAGCCTCTGGGCATCAAAGAACTCGTGCGGACTGGTGCCGTTGCTATGATCAGAGGGGAAAAAATGATACAGGTCAAAGAAAAAGAACCTAAAGGAGGAACTGATGGTTAA
- the ilvB gene encoding biosynthetic-type acetolactate synthase large subunit, producing the protein MKKNGSQILVEALKLEGVDTIFCYPGGAVLYITDALFGADIRQILVRHEQGAVHAADGYARASGKVGVALVTSGPGATNTVTGIATAYMDSVPLVVFSGQVATMLIGNDAFQEADIVGITRPCTKHNYLVKDVKDLPRIIKEAFYIARSGRPGPVLVDIPKDVSAAVTEFKYPEKVHVRSYQPTYAGHPGQIKRAVKLILSSKKPVLYTGGGIISSEATPELLAFAEALSLPVSTTLMGLGGFPGTHPQFMGMLGMHGTYAANMAVMQSDLLIAIGARFDDRATGRTDSFASHAKIIHADIDPTSISKNIRVDVPIVGDSKNVLKKMLEALEEEKGALRDYKHGIAEWLDLIADWKKKYPLGYSKGHLLKPQYVIERIYELTKGKAIIATEVGQNQMWAAQFYKFVRPRTILTSGGLGTMGYGFPAALGAQAAHPDMLVVDIAGDGSIQMNIQELATAVQHCLPVKVVILNNGCLGMVRQWQQFFYEKRYSCSMLQCSPDFVKLAEAYGAEGYEIEDEKEVDKILKKAFSNGKPTFIDVHVDPEECVYPMVPAGAPLNEMVLV; encoded by the coding sequence ATGAAGAAAAACGGTTCGCAGATACTGGTCGAAGCTCTCAAGTTAGAAGGCGTTGATACGATTTTCTGCTATCCGGGTGGAGCGGTTCTCTACATCACCGATGCACTTTTCGGGGCTGACATACGTCAGATCCTCGTGCGGCACGAGCAGGGCGCTGTCCACGCCGCGGACGGCTACGCCCGCGCATCCGGAAAAGTAGGCGTCGCCCTCGTCACGTCAGGTCCGGGTGCGACAAACACCGTGACCGGCATTGCGACTGCCTACATGGACTCCGTGCCTCTCGTTGTCTTCTCCGGCCAGGTAGCCACCATGCTGATAGGGAATGATGCTTTCCAGGAAGCCGACATCGTGGGCATCACCCGCCCCTGCACCAAGCACAACTATCTCGTAAAAGACGTGAAAGATCTGCCGAGGATTATAAAAGAGGCGTTCTACATCGCGCGCTCCGGCAGACCAGGCCCCGTGCTTGTCGACATACCCAAGGATGTCTCGGCAGCAGTGACCGAATTCAAGTACCCGGAAAAAGTCCATGTCAGGAGCTACCAGCCCACCTACGCGGGACATCCGGGTCAGATTAAACGTGCAGTAAAGTTGATACTCTCATCGAAGAAGCCTGTGCTTTACACGGGCGGCGGCATAATCTCGTCCGAGGCCACACCGGAACTCCTCGCTTTTGCAGAAGCGCTCTCCCTTCCTGTCAGCACCACGCTGATGGGGCTCGGCGGGTTTCCCGGCACTCATCCGCAGTTCATGGGAATGCTCGGCATGCACGGCACCTATGCCGCAAACATGGCAGTGATGCAGTCTGATCTTCTCATAGCCATAGGCGCGCGCTTCGACGACCGCGCGACCGGAAGGACGGACAGCTTTGCCTCTCACGCAAAAATCATTCATGCAGATATCGATCCGACCTCGATCAGCAAGAATATCCGGGTCGATGTCCCGATTGTGGGCGACTCGAAAAATGTGCTAAAGAAGATGCTGGAAGCGCTGGAGGAAGAGAAGGGCGCATTGCGTGACTACAAGCACGGTATTGCCGAGTGGCTCGATCTTATCGCCGACTGGAAGAAGAAATATCCTCTCGGGTATTCAAAGGGGCATCTGCTCAAACCACAGTACGTCATCGAGAGAATCTACGAACTTACCAAAGGTAAGGCCATCATTGCGACTGAAGTAGGTCAGAACCAGATGTGGGCCGCGCAGTTTTACAAGTTCGTGAGGCCCCGCACCATCCTGACGTCAGGCGGGCTGGGTACCATGGGCTATGGCTTTCCCGCGGCGTTAGGTGCTCAGGCAGCGCACCCTGACATGCTGGTCGTGGACATTGCGGGCGACGGCAGTATACAGATGAACATTCAGGAACTGGCCACCGCGGTACAGCATTGTCTGCCGGTGAAGGTGGTAATCCTCAATAACGGCTGCCTCGGCATGGTGAGGCAGTGGCAGCAGTTCTTTTACGAGAAGAGGTATTCCTGTTCCATGCTCCAGTGTTCACCCGACTTCGTCAAGCTGGCGGAGGCGTATGGCGCTGAAGGATACGAGATCGAAGACGAGAAGGAAGTGGACAAGATCCTGAAAAAAGCTTTCAGCAACGGCAAACCGACATTTATCGACGTGCATGTGGATCCGGAGGAATGCGTTTATCCGATGGTGCCAGCAGGCGCGCCGCTCAATGAGATGGTACTCGTGTGA
- a CDS encoding glycosyltransferase gives MDRVDISVLVPILNEEESLRELNERLSKTLGALGRTYEIIYINDGSTDSTQQLLDEFHSRDSRIRVVEFNRNYGQHMALFAGMERSRGDMAITIDADLQNPPEEIPKLVAKIDEGYEVVGTYRKDRKDSIFRTLPSYIVNKVTARLVGVNLRDWGCMLRAYNRDIVDSMNMCGESASFIPALAATFARKVAEIEVRHEARKKGTTKYSLFRLLHLNFDLMTGFSLLPIQFIGMLGVLIALVGLAFAIFLIIRRLVVGPEVEGVFTLFAINFVFMGAMIFALGVIGEYIGRIYQQVRGRPRFIVKKELT, from the coding sequence ATGGACAGGGTAGATATCTCTGTGCTGGTTCCGATTCTCAACGAAGAAGAATCTCTTCGCGAGCTCAATGAACGTCTGAGCAAAACTCTGGGGGCGCTGGGAAGGACCTACGAGATCATTTATATCAATGACGGAAGCACTGACAGCACGCAGCAGCTGCTGGATGAGTTTCACAGTAGGGATAGCCGTATCAGGGTAGTGGAATTCAACCGGAATTATGGACAACACATGGCGCTCTTCGCAGGCATGGAGCGCTCACGCGGCGACATGGCGATCACCATAGATGCCGATCTGCAGAACCCTCCCGAAGAGATACCGAAATTGGTGGCGAAAATCGATGAAGGTTATGAGGTCGTCGGCACATACCGCAAAGACAGAAAGGATTCGATTTTCAGGACACTGCCGTCATACATAGTCAACAAGGTCACTGCCAGGTTGGTCGGCGTTAACCTGCGCGATTGGGGATGCATGCTCCGGGCTTACAATAGGGACATTGTCGATTCTATGAACATGTGCGGAGAGTCGGCAAGCTTTATCCCCGCCCTGGCCGCCACCTTTGCGAGAAAGGTTGCTGAAATCGAGGTGCGGCATGAGGCCCGAAAAAAGGGCACGACAAAGTATAGCCTCTTCCGTCTCCTGCACCTCAACTTCGATCTGATGACGGGATTTTCTCTGCTGCCCATCCAGTTTATTGGTATGTTGGGTGTTTTAATCGCCCTGGTCGGCCTCGCGTTCGCTATTTTCCTCATCATCCGCCGCTTGGTTGTGGGCCCTGAGGTCGAGGGCGTATTCACCCTATTCGCTATCAACTTCGTATTCATGGGTGCAATGATATTTGCCCTCGGTGTTATCGGTGAATACATAGGAAGGATATATCAGCAGGTGAGGGGCAGGCCGCGATTTATTGTAAAGAAGGAACTTACGTGA